In bacterium HR11, a single window of DNA contains:
- the dpp5_4 gene encoding Dipeptidyl-peptidase 5, producing the protein MLTVCPWSRPLWGALLLVGTLSGMSGFGAAPMSGKKPLDMKTILSWSLPTEVALSPDTKHVAVVVRTTDWEKSRYRYELRLLSVSDGTSRLLLPPGKDIRHLQWRPDGQALAFITDRTGWTEPEDEAKDEKETFPQVWVWRTDGGLPQPVTDLPRGARAFRWAPDGRALIVLTEYPKPAAEKEYERYRKKRKLDEEVVDREKYPRAFVRVPVEESPSRPTPEWLYVGDFGIEDFDVHPREPWLVFATNYTGKPDDMMRFDLWVLDIPAGTARPLTDAPGFELRPRFSPDGTKLAFLALWDPRYSYARTDVVVLTADWARLDRPVPREQWQFVSAVTDAEARDFRWLPDDRLAVQAEKGVWEWIFEVRPGVSSYGILLGDQRVVQTFDIVPTKPDPWVAVWENAETLPDVWVLSAKGEPRRLTDLNPDFRDYALAPQRVIQWTSRDGKTIEGIFVEPLTPPPPGPKPPLLVAVHGGPNARVANTLRQYLYFQFFAAHGYAVLAPNFRGSSGYGHAFAIANFKDLGGGDFQDILAGVDYVVAQGWADPERMGIFGGSYGGYMTNWAITQTNRFKAAVSMFGIFNLITDFSNSYLPSWEPDYLGDYYWNDLETYLKHSPALYVRNVQTPVLIIHGKEDPNTFISNSKEMYQALQFLKKTVEFVVYPREEHGLREPQHKLDEMRRVLAWFDRYVRGQPRYWLEDEVEAEGWKLRVVAWKPLADEMAAPRPSSPEGSAYELELILTPTSQAKADLTLVVWKEGLSDFQVETSDGTVLLPTAILEKLWGTTAYLEGRDLAWHLARGDGRGLPRSYAIRLAFRVPKEGTTPPMFRLRGFPAVFLATP; encoded by the coding sequence ATGCTTACGGTCTGTCCCTGGTCCAGGCCCCTGTGGGGGGCTTTGTTGCTTGTCGGGACCCTGAGTGGCATGTCCGGTTTCGGAGCGGCGCCCATGTCTGGGAAGAAGCCTCTGGACATGAAGACGATCCTGTCCTGGAGCCTGCCGACCGAGGTCGCCTTATCGCCGGATACCAAGCATGTCGCCGTCGTCGTCCGGACGACGGATTGGGAAAAGAGTCGCTACCGTTATGAACTCCGTCTCCTGAGCGTCTCGGACGGGACCTCTCGTCTGCTCCTCCCGCCTGGAAAGGACATCCGCCATCTCCAGTGGCGTCCCGACGGCCAGGCCCTGGCCTTCATCACGGACCGGACCGGCTGGACCGAACCCGAGGACGAGGCAAAGGATGAGAAGGAGACGTTCCCCCAGGTATGGGTCTGGAGGACGGACGGGGGCTTACCCCAGCCGGTGACGGACCTCCCCCGGGGCGCCCGGGCATTCCGCTGGGCCCCCGACGGCCGGGCCCTCATCGTCCTGACGGAGTACCCGAAGCCGGCCGCCGAAAAGGAATACGAGCGATACCGGAAGAAGCGAAAGCTCGACGAGGAGGTCGTCGACCGGGAAAAGTATCCCCGGGCCTTTGTCCGGGTGCCCGTCGAGGAGTCGCCGAGCCGTCCGACGCCGGAATGGCTCTACGTCGGCGACTTCGGCATCGAGGACTTTGACGTCCACCCCCGAGAGCCCTGGCTCGTGTTTGCGACGAACTATACGGGCAAGCCCGACGACATGATGAGGTTCGACCTCTGGGTCCTGGACATTCCCGCCGGGACGGCCCGTCCCCTGACGGACGCCCCGGGCTTTGAGCTCCGCCCCCGCTTCTCCCCCGACGGCACGAAGCTGGCCTTCCTGGCCTTATGGGACCCCAGGTATAGCTACGCCCGGACCGACGTCGTCGTCCTGACGGCGGACTGGGCCCGTCTGGACCGACCCGTCCCCCGGGAGCAGTGGCAGTTCGTCAGTGCCGTCACGGACGCCGAGGCCCGAGACTTCCGGTGGCTCCCCGATGACCGACTGGCCGTCCAAGCCGAAAAGGGCGTCTGGGAGTGGATCTTTGAAGTCCGACCGGGCGTCTCGTCCTACGGGATCCTCTTGGGGGACCAACGGGTCGTGCAGACCTTCGATATCGTCCCGACAAAGCCGGACCCCTGGGTCGCCGTCTGGGAGAACGCCGAGACGCTGCCCGACGTGTGGGTCCTTTCCGCGAAAGGCGAACCCCGGCGGCTGACGGACTTGAATCCCGACTTTCGCGACTACGCCCTGGCCCCCCAGCGGGTCATCCAATGGACGAGCCGGGACGGAAAGACCATCGAGGGTATCTTCGTCGAACCCCTCACGCCCCCGCCGCCGGGCCCGAAGCCGCCTCTGCTCGTCGCCGTCCACGGGGGCCCCAACGCCCGGGTCGCCAATACCCTTCGGCAGTACCTCTACTTTCAGTTCTTTGCCGCCCACGGCTACGCCGTCCTGGCCCCCAACTTCCGGGGAAGCTCGGGCTACGGCCATGCCTTCGCCATCGCTAACTTCAAGGACCTCGGCGGCGGCGACTTCCAGGACATCCTGGCCGGCGTCGACTACGTCGTCGCCCAGGGCTGGGCCGACCCCGAGCGGATGGGCATCTTCGGGGGGAGCTACGGCGGCTACATGACCAACTGGGCCATCACGCAGACGAACCGCTTCAAGGCGGCCGTCTCGATGTTCGGCATCTTCAACCTCATCACCGACTTCAGCAATTCCTACCTCCCGAGCTGGGAGCCCGACTACCTGGGCGACTACTACTGGAACGACCTGGAGACCTACCTGAAGCACTCGCCGGCCCTGTATGTCAGGAACGTCCAGACGCCCGTCCTGATCATTCACGGCAAAGAAGACCCCAACACGTTTATCAGTAACTCCAAGGAGATGTACCAGGCCCTCCAGTTTCTGAAAAAGACGGTCGAGTTCGTCGTCTACCCCCGGGAGGAGCACGGCCTGCGGGAGCCTCAGCATAAGCTGGACGAAATGCGTCGGGTCCTGGCCTGGTTTGACCGCTACGTCCGGGGCCAGCCTCGCTACTGGCTCGAAGACGAAGTCGAGGCCGAGGGGTGGAAGCTCCGGGTCGTCGCCTGGAAGCCTCTGGCGGATGAAATGGCCGCCCCCCGGCCTTCGTCGCCCGAGGGCTCGGCCTATGAGCTTGAGCTCATCCTGACCCCGACGTCTCAAGCGAAGGCGGACCTGACGCTGGTCGTCTGGAAAGAGGGCCTCTCAGATTTTCAGGTCGAGACGAGTGACGGGACCGTCCTTCTTCCGACGGCCATCTTGGAAAAGCTTTGGGGGACGACGGCTTACCTGGAGGGTCGGGACCTGGCCTGGCACCTGGCCCGGGGCGACGGCCGGGGCCTGCCCCGATCCTACGCTATCCGCTTGGCCTTCCGGGTCCCGAAAGAAGGGACGACCCCACCGATGTTCCGCCTTCGGGGGTTCCCGGCTGTCTTCTTGGCGACCCCCTGA